The following proteins come from a genomic window of Diprion similis isolate iyDipSimi1 chromosome 8, iyDipSimi1.1, whole genome shotgun sequence:
- the LOC124408642 gene encoding uncharacterized protein LOC124408642 isoform X4, which yields MLSPILRLLGVLGVLLILDPSLLASGSVPDPAESELIEVSEATTAIAKRTLPDRCLVGTEPGPCKYYVHKWTFNKARGKCRTFIYGGCLGNENRFDSEVECLHHCVGGPDHTLPPYMVTKGSVFVTTSTTTTAAPPPTTKKIPPPTFSPPKPTKPPVPKHKRGKELTFMESGHEKTFMFAQNNTFIQIDGSGIKTFQLRLCREISFKFRTKLPHGLLVYHSVKDRPDSLDPYALYVIVEKGQLKVVHVFGKKSTSLTVGEGLNRDEWHSVLVRIDVHGAKLIARVDETQEETNLEVLEAEVNYGVSEELASVVLIGGLSSEEKLHGVKYIIESFVGCIRDMVLSSGKSASDLLPIRPLIATKHENVKEGCVDKCRTRENLCFVGSQCVNHYNSLTCDCFGTKYEGERCDVYTATILTLRGSSFVSFRVYDWKDRVHSSVNRISLAFKTRWDDSALFYASGEIEGTAHYVAASIKNRSVNIELDFGHDSKIQTVMGDYVTSNHWNNLTIYHNGALVFVSLNDESKVLEVPGENYNMIIDPEIYIGGGPELHKKKGLVSHNNFAGSLKYVFFNDKSIIYELKRSNPMVHYIGILEPEYYEADVEVIPITYPFAGSHIWWPNTVSNSLKLNFDFKSSKPLAVLASSDTKNVDGIGYWEVRLVNDEIRFELVPDVKKNITHITSVHFPPHNTSWHAVELNYTKGELSLQVDYRNKKSKLFAMEFELGDRVIIGSGKTNMGLVGCMREIRVNDYRIEPRHVVNTERVIGEVALDNCQFVDPCKRPNRCEHGGKCSVEEDRITCDCKETGYRGTNCHFAEYRKTCEELALLGYTKDDVYRIDIDGNGRFPPALVKCEFQSIEDSTKTIVEHNLPSQVDVRSIDQKEDFSYSIKYREFTAEMLQELISHSLYCSQYLKYDCYKAPVELHSATWFRGSKGVTVDYIGNVSRGSCPCGMNRTCVNPKLSCNCDVSAGKWLSDEGYYETPESLGITELVFLQQSDLDVDARGRITLGPLECVETNTQKYVVTFTTSQSYIEVPGWRKGDIAFSFRTTGEKAILLYQPPIRSNYPSFMVALTSDYLLTFNFTLNTGQCREIEVKSRRKLNNGEWQKIWIDYNDYHVRFMINTDSEMVDLLSEEEFGPFEGSMFIGGATAEHLKTSSVRQGLIGCFRGLVVNGEILDIHSYMSVHLSEIIKDCKPSCQPNKCQNGARCVELWSNFECVCKNRWAHLGTYCETNINNEALTFTSPEAVVKKNYIGNEDDEEKLLLKGMFLENILINIRTYDANSLILYANDHLNNFLHLYILNGTSIVYLFNSGNEIKNITVDYPGASTGDSVQIAIIRTEKNTTVHVNEATVTLDAVPILLNSYSNKPWINPEKEVLAPQRPPAPPTSYFQVNLGGFDPDNLLRVGKKGEAIQGYVGCLRGLRIGEYLVPLPQLASEAYQEGSKGLIPNCHMKCDAAPCKNLGICTEDFRRQESSCNCEHTSYFGENCAEEKGAEFSGESVVQREFDLDGEVNQVKIQLAFSSNDLRQRTMALLLLQTENKRSYYLLVALTSEGHLIFEEDREGSAYAVRINDRNFLNGARHSVYYERNNNTTTLLIDREAILLSNPILSFAADNDSNLDNPGGSNEIQLGGLNTTDPRFTAYKGYTGCLSNVVVSINGGAVMKPLEEYMLFTKTGSDTVRATMPAGVRSAQCAAFHVQPRGLEPPRNDSVGRDKAWVEEPPDRVVYKSQRSDETKKEQGAGTYVFIALCIILAAAVMGCIYGVCRSAHKDRQNRARDAEDIPTNSQSRWQGDSYDVPAVPPASTAMKSVGFITVEAEDEKKSNGTHHAKSLATKDYKTMPNVDTKIDLLHDKKTHFKDEEHEKKELLGSMEDLREEPELEECEEEQEEEDTEDISSTTSSSTNGSGNSIPDDDILVRPAPVRNSSAVRKSFCDRAANNEESFITAGAETDQRFETNDILYPEMKMLETNFSVTGINEIQTEYVSAKNRKLDSINKQIRANNNNENIHVQRRPVSFNLQYDSREGKL from the exons ATGTTGTCGCCCATATTGAGGCTCCTGGGCGTCCTGGGGGTCCTCCTCATCCTCGACCCATCCTTGCTCGCTTCCGGAAGCGTGCCTGACCCTGCGGAGTCCGAACTGATCGAGGTAAGCGAAGCCACAACTGCAATCGCAAAGCGGACACTCCCAGATCGCTGTCTCGTTGGCACGGAACCCGGGCCCTGCAAGTACTACGTGCACAAATGGACCTTCAACAAGGCCAGGGGGAAGTGCAGGACCTTTATCTACGGCGGTTGTCTCGGCAACGAGAACAGATTCGACTCGGAAGTCGAATGTCTTCACCACTGCGTCGGCGGTCCGGATC ATACTCTGCCACCCTACATGGTCACCAAGGGCAGTGTCTTCGTCACCACCAGCACTACGACCACCGCCGCGCCTCCGCCGACCACCAAGAAAATCCCACCGCCGACTTTCTCACCACCGAAACCCACGAAGCCACCTGTCCCGAAGCACAAGAGAGGAAAG GAACTTACCTTTATGGAATCTGGTCACGAGAAGACTTTCATGTTCGCCCAGAACAACACATTCATTCAGATCGATGGAAGTGGTATCAAAACTTTTCAGTTAAG GCTGTGTCGTGAAAtatcgttcaaatttcgaacgaaATTACCCCACGGCTTACTCGTCTATCACAGTGTCAAGGACCGGCCGGATAGTCTGGACCCTTACGCGTTGTACGTGATTGTCGAAAAGGGCCAGCTCAAGGTGGTTCACGTGTTTGGAAAGAAGTCGACTAGCCTTACTGTTGGCGAAGGTCTCAACAGAGACGAGTGGCACAGTGTTTTAGTAAGGATCGATGTTCACGGGGCCAAACTCATCGCCAGAGTCGATGAGACGCAGGAGGAAACAAATCTCGAGGTCCTCGAAGCCGAAGTCAATTACGGAGTCTCCGAAGAGTTGGCTTCTGTCGTCCTGATTGGAG GTTTGAGCTCGGAGGAAAAGCTTCACGGTGtgaaatatataattgaaTCGTTTGTCGGGTGTATCAGAGACATGGTATTGAGTTCCGGCAAATCAGCGAGCGATTTGCTCCCCATAAGACCTCTGATTGCCACAAAGCACGAGAACGTCAAGGAGGGTTGTGTGGACAA GTGCAGAACACGGGAGAATCTCTGTTTCGTTGGTAGTCAGTGTGTAAATCACTATAACAGCTTGACTTGCGACTGTTTCGGGACGAAATACGAAGGGGAAAGATGCGACGTTTACA CTGCGACCATTCTCACACTGAGAGGCTCGTCCTTCGTTTCTTTTCGAGTATATGATTGGAAGGATCGGGTACATTCCTCCGTGAACAGGATTAGTCTCGCGTTCAAG ACGAGATGGGACGACTCGGCGTTGTTTTACGCGTCCGGAGAGATCGAGGGAACCGCTCATTACGTTGCGGCATCGATAAAGAACCGATCAGTCAACATCGAGTTGGATTTCGGCCACGATTCAAAGATACAGACGGTTATGGGCGACTACGTCACGTCGAACCACTGGAACAATTTGACCATATACCACAATGGAGCTTTGGTATTTGTAAGTCTTAACGACGAGTCGAAGGTGCTTGAAGTGCCCGGGGAGAATTACAACATGATCATTGATCCCGAAATTTACATCGGCGGGGGACCTGAGCTCCACAAGAAAAAGGGACTCGTTTCTCACAATAACTTTGCAG GCTCGTTGAAGTACGTTTTCTTCAACGACAAGTCCATCATATATGAACTGAAACGGTCGAACCCGATGGTCCATTACATCGGGATATTGGAACCAGAGTACTATGAGGCTGACGTCGAGGTGATACCGATAACGTATCCCTTCGCTGGAAGCCACATTTGGTGGCCGAATACTGTGTCGAACTCCTTGAAGCTGAATTTCGACTTTAAGAGCTCGAAGCCTCTGGCCGTCCTGGCGTCTAGTGATACCAAGAATGTCGACGGAATTGGCTACTGGGAG GTTCGTTTGGTGAACGATGAAATACGTTTTGAGCTCGTCCcagacgtgaaaaaaaatatcacccacatAACGTCGGTACATTTTCCACCTCATAATACATCGTGGCATGCCGTTGAACTGAATTACACCAAAGGAGAGTTGAGCTTACAGGTTGATTACAGGAACAAAAAGAGTAAACTTTTTGCCATGGAATTTGAACTCGGTGACAGGGTTATTATCGGCAGTGGTAAAACCAACATGG GATTGGTCGGTTGCATGAGGGAAATCAGAGTGAATGATTACCGGATAGAACCAAGGCACGTTGTCAACACTGAGAGAGTCATTGGTGAGGTTGCATTGGATAATTGTCAATTTGTGGATCCATGCAAAAGGCCGAACAGGTGCGAACACGGCGGCAAATGTTCGGTAGAAGAGGACAGAATCACTTGCGACTGCAAAGAGACCGGTTACAGAGGGACAAACTGCCATTTTg CCGAGTATCGAAAAACTTGCGAGGAATTAGCCCTTCTCGGCTACACCAAGGACGATGTGTACCGAATCGACatcgacggaaacggtcgattCCCCCCGGCACTTGTCAAGTGCGAATTTCAGTCCATTGAAGACTCGACGAAGACCATCGTCGAGCATAATCTTCCCTCTCAAGTCGACGTCAGGTCCATTGACCAAAAGGAAGACTTCTCGTACAGCATTAAGTACCGGGAATTCACAGCCGAAATGCTACAGGAGTTGATATCTCACTCGTTGTACTGTAGTCAGTACCTCAAGTACGATTGTTACAAGGCTCCCGTTGAACTGCACAGTGCTACTTGGTTTCGGGGGTCGAAAGGCGTCACTGTCGACTACATTGGCAATGTTAGCCGCGGCTCTTGTCCTTGCGGAA TGAACAGAACATGTGTTAATCCAAAACTCAGTTGCAATTGTGACGTTTCTGCTGGTAAATGGCTTTCCGATGAAGGTTACTATGAGACTCCCGAATCTTTGGGAATTACTGAATTGGTCTTTCTCCAGCAAAGTGACTTGGACGTTGATGCTCGCGGTAGAATTACTCTGGGGCCCTTGGAGTGTGTCGAAACAA ACACACAGAAGTATGTCGTTACCTTCACAACGTCGCAGTCTTACATCGAAGTACCAGGTTGGCGAAAAGGTGACATAGCCTTCAGTTTTCGAACGACAGGTGAAAAGGCAATCCTACTCTATCAGCCACCGATAAGGAGCAACTATCCGTCTTTCATGGTGGCTCTGACTTCGGACTACCTATTGACGTTCAATTTCACATTGAACACTGGACAGTGTCGTGAAATCGAGGTCAAGAGCCGGAGGAAACTCAACAACGGAGAATGGCAAAAGATTTGGATTGATTATAACGACTATCATGTCAGGTTTATGATCAACACCGATTCCGAAATGGTCGATTTACTGTCCGAGGAGGAGTTTGGACCTTTCGAAGGGTCCATGTTTATCGGTGGTGCGACCGC TGAACACCTTAAAACCTCTTCCGTAAGACAGGGGCTTATCGGATGCTTTCGTGGTTTGGTTGtaaatggtgaaattttagACATACACAGCTACATGTCCGTTCATCTTTCCGAAATAATTAAGGACTGCAAGCCTTCCTGTCAGCCGAACAAATGTCAAAATGGTGCCAGATGCGTCGAACTTTGGAGCAACTTTGAATGCGTTTGTAAAAATAGATGGGCACACTTGGGAACTTATTGCGAAACGA ACATAAATAACGAGGCACTGACATTCACGTCACCGGAGGCTgtagtgaagaaaaattatatcggTAACGAAGATGACGAAGAGAAGCTTCTGCTGAAGGGaatgtttttggaaaatatattGATCAACATTAGGACGTACGATGCGAATTCCCTAATTCTATATGCAAATGATCATTTGAACAATTTCTTGCATCTTTACATTTTGAACGGGACCAGTATCGTATATCTTTTCAATTCtggtaatgaaataaaaaacattacCGTCGATTATCCAG gcGCTAGTACCGGCGATTCGGTGCAAATAGCCATCATCAGAACGGAAAAGAACACGACTGTTCATGTTAATGAAGCCACCGTTACTCTCGACGCGGTTCCAATTTTGCTGAACTCGTACTCTAACAAGCCTTGGATAAATCCTGAGAAAGAGGTTCTCGCGCCCCAAAGGCCGCCGGCTCCACCGACCAGCTATTTTCAG GTGAACCTCGGCGGTTTTGATCCTGACAATTTACTCAGAGTTGGTAAAAAGGGTGAGGCGATCCAGGGATACGTTGGCTGTCTCCGGGGTCTGAGGATCGGCGAGTATTTGGTCCCTTTGCCACAATTGGCGAGTGAGGCTTACCAAGAAGGTAGTAAAGGCTTAATACCGAATTGTCACATGAAATGCGACGCTGCACCCTGCAAGAACCTCGGTATATGCACAGAGGATTTCAGGAGACAGGAGTCTTCCTGTAATTGCGAGCACACCTCGTATTTTGGGGAGAATTGCGCCGAAG aaaaggGTGCCGAATTCAGCGGCGAAAGCGTTGTTCAGAGGGAGTTTGACCTGGACGGTGAAGTGAATCAGGTGAAAATACAATTGGCGTTCTCGAGCAATGATTTGAGGCAAAGAACTATGGCACTGCTGCTTCTGCAGACTGAAAACAA AAGAAGCTACTATTTACTCGTTGCTCTAACATCCGAGGGTCACCTGATATTTGAAGAGGACAGAGAAGGCTCTGCTTACGCTGTTCGCATCAATGACAGAAACTTTTTAAACGGCGCAAGGCACAGTGTTTACTACGAGAGAAATAATAACACGACAACGTTGCTG ATCGACAGGGAGGCGATTCTGTTGTCAAATCCAATTTTGAGTTTCGCCGCGGACAATGACTCAAACCTAGACAATCCTGGGGGATCAAACGAGATACAATTGGGCGGTTTGAACACCACAGATCCCAGATTCACCGCTTACAAGGGATACACTGGCTGTCTTAGCA ATGTCGTTGTGTCGATAAATGGTGGCGCTGTTATGAAACCACTCGAGGAATATATGCTGTTCACCAAAACTGGTAGCGATACTGTCAGGGCCACAATGCCAGCTGGTGTTCGAAGCGCTCAGTGCGCCGCTTTTCACGTACAACCCAGAGGACTCGAACCCCCAAGGAACGATAGCGTG GGTCGAGATAAAGCTTGGGTCGAGGAACCCCCGGATCGCGTTGTCTACAAATCCCAGCGCTCGGACGAAACGAAGAAGGAACAGGGAGCCGGGACTTACGTCTTTATAGCGCTGTGCATTATCCTTGCTGCTGCGGTGATGGGCTGTATTTACGGGGTTTGTCGAAGCGCCCATAAAGATAGACAGAACAGGGCCAGAGACGCCGAGGATATTCCAACTAATTCGCAATCAAGGTGGCAAGGCGATTCCTATGATGTTCCGGCTGTCCCTCCCGCCTCGACAGCCATGAAAAGCGTAGGTTTTATAACCGTGGAAGCggaggatgagaaaaaatccAACGGTACACATCACGCAAAGTCATTGGCGACAAAGGATTATAAAACCATGCCAAATGTCGATACGAAAATCGACCTATTGCACGACAAGAAAACGCATTTCAAAG ACGAGGAACACGAGAAGAAAGAACTGCTCGGG TCGATGGAAGATCTCAGGGAGGAACCGGAACTGGAAGAATGCGAAGAGGAACAAGAAGAGGAAGACACCGAAGACATCAGCAGCACCACCAGCAGCAGTACCAACGGAAGTGGAAACAGCATTCCAGACGATGATATTCTAGTGCGACCAGCACCGGTAAGAAACTCGTCAGCGGTTAGAAAATCATTTTGCGATCGTGCAGCAAATAACGAGGAAAGTTTTATTACTGCCGGCGCTGAAACTGACCAGCGTTTCGAAACTAACGACATATTATATCCGGAAATGAAGATGTTAGAGACGAATTTTTCCGTCACTGGTATCAATGAAATTCAGACCGAGTACGTCTCGGCGAAAAATCGGAAACTCGATTCTATCAACAAGCAAATTCGGGCGAATAACAACAACGAAAATATTCACGTACAACGAAGACCTGTCAGCTTCAATTTACAGT ATGATTCACGAGAAGGGAAATTGTAG